In Bacillus thuringiensis, the DNA window GAGCAGCCATAAGCTGGTCTTTTTTTATTGCCTAAAAAGGGGTGGTTAACGTGGAAGGGTTACAAGATGTGCGAAGTGATGTTCAAGAAATCAAGCAAGAAATTAAGGAAATAAGATTAGAAGTTAAAAGCTTAGAAATGCGAACAACGGGTAACGAAAAAGACATTATTAATATCAACAAACAATTAGATAAAATCAGCGCCAATACTACTTGGATTTTACGACTTATAGTTGGTGGAATTATCGGTGGGATTCTCACTTTCTTAATGAAAGGAGGTGGTATGTAATGGTTAGTTTAGCTGTAATGATTG includes these proteins:
- a CDS encoding hemolysin XhlA family protein, with protein sequence MEGLQDVRSDVQEIKQEIKEIRLEVKSLEMRTTGNEKDIININKQLDKISANTTWILRLIVGGIIGGILTFLMKGGGM